From a region of the Globicephala melas chromosome 19, mGloMel1.2, whole genome shotgun sequence genome:
- the TXNL4B gene encoding thioredoxin-like protein 4B isoform X1, whose protein sequence is MSFLLPKLSSKKEVDQAIKSTAEKVLVLRFGRDEDPVCLQLDDILSKTSPDLSKMAAIYLVDVDQTPVYTHYFDISYIPSTVFFFNGQHMKVDYGSPDHTKFVGSFKTKQDFIDLIEVIYRGAMRGKLIVQSPIDPKNIPKYDLLYQDI, encoded by the exons ATGAGCTTCCTGTTACCCAAGCTGAGTAGCAAAAAAGAAGTGGACCAGGCGATAAAAAGTACTGCAGAGAAGGTGCTGGTTCTCAGGTTCGGGAGAGACGAGGATCCTGTCTGTCTGCAACTAGATGATATT CTTTCTAAGACCTCTCCTGACTTAAGTAAAATGGCTGCTATATATCTGGTAGACGTGGACCAAACCCCAGTTTATACACACTATTTTGACATCAGTTATATTCCATCTACCGTGTTTTTCTTCAATGGGCAGCATATGAAAGTGGATTATGG GTCTCCAGATCACACTAAGTTCGTGGGAAGTTTCAAAACCAAACAAGACTTCATAGATTTGATTGAAGTAATTTATCGAGGTGCAATGAGGGGAAAACTTATTGTTCAAAGTCCTATTGATCCCAAGAATATTCCCAAATATGACCTCCTCTATCAAGACATTTAG
- the TXNL4B gene encoding thioredoxin-like protein 4B isoform X2 encodes MSFLLPKLSSKKEVDQAIKSTAEKVLVLRFGRDEDPVCLQLDDILSKTSPDLSKMAAIYLVDVDQTPVYTHYFDISYIPSTVFFFNGQHMKVDYGLRTRRLSGHGSRAQPLRGMWDPPGPGHEPVSPASAGRLSTTAPPGKPFFSNL; translated from the exons ATGAGCTTCCTGTTACCCAAGCTGAGTAGCAAAAAAGAAGTGGACCAGGCGATAAAAAGTACTGCAGAGAAGGTGCTGGTTCTCAGGTTCGGGAGAGACGAGGATCCTGTCTGTCTGCAACTAGATGATATT CTTTCTAAGACCTCTCCTGACTTAAGTAAAATGGCTGCTATATATCTGGTAGACGTGGACCAAACCCCAGTTTATACACACTATTTTGACATCAGTTATATTCCATCTACCGTGTTTTTCTTCAATGGGCAGCATATGAAAGTGGATTATGG gctccggacgcgcaggctcagcggccatggctcacgggcccagccgctccgcggcatgtgggatcctcccggaccggggcacgaacccgtgtcccctgcatcggcaggcagactctcaactactgcgccaccggggaagcccttcttttccaATCTTTAA
- the LOC115856862 gene encoding haptoglobin-like, whose product MSALQAVVALLLCGQLFAVETSEPTTATDDSCLKPPEIANGYLEHLVRYRCKTYYKLRAGDGVYTLNTEKQWINKDLGEQLPECEAVCGKPKHPVVQVQRIIGGSLDAKGSFPWQAKMVSRNNLTSGATLINEQWLLTTAKNLFLGHDNTTKAKDIAPTLRLYVGRKQLVEIEKVLLHPDYSEVDIGLIKLREKVPIDETVMPICLPSKDYVEAGRVGYVSGWGRNANLVFTEHLKYIMLPVADQDKCVQHYEGSTVPEKKTPKSPVGVQPILNEHTFCAGLSKYQEDTCYGDAGSAFAIHDEADDTWYAAGILSFDKSCATAEYGVYVKVSSTLDWVQKTIADN is encoded by the exons ATGAG TGCCCTGCAAGCTGTTGTCGCCCTCCTGCTCTGCGGGCAGCTTTTCGCGGTGGAAACCAGCGAGCCCACAACTGCCACAG ATGACAGCTGCTTAAAGCCCCCTGAGATTGCCAATGGCTACCTGGAACACTTGGTTCGCTATCGGTGTAAAACCTACTACAAACTACGCGCTGGAGATG gagTGTACACCTTAAACACGGAGAAGCAGTGGATAAATAAGGACCTTGGAGAGCAACTCCCTGAGTGTGAAGCAG TATGCGGAAAGCCCAAGCATCCAGTGGTTCAGGTGCAAAGGATCATCGGCGGCTCACTGGATGCCAAAGGCAGCTTTCCCTGGCAGGCTAAGATGGTCTCCCGCAATAATCTCACCTCGGGGGCCACGCTGATCAATGAACAATGGCTGCTGACCACAGCCAAAAATCTCTTCTTGGGTCATGACaatacaacaaaagcaaaagacatTGCTCCTACTTTAAGACTCTATGTGGGGAGAAAGCAGCTTGTGGAGATTGAGAAGGTGCTTCTCCACCCTGACTACTCCGAGGTAGACATTGGGCTCATCAAACTCAGAGAGAAGGTGCCCATTGATGAGACAGTAATGCCCATCTGCCTACCTTCAAAAGATTACGTGGAAGCAGGGCGTGTGGGTTACGTGTCTGGCTGGGGGCGAAATGCCAACTTAGTTTTTACTGAGCATCTGAAGTACATCATGCTGCCGGTGGCTGACCAAGACAAGTGTGTACAGCACTACGAAGGCAGCACAGTACCCGAAAAGAAGACACCGAAGAGCCCTGTGGGGGTGCAGCCGATACTGAATGAGCACACCTTCTGTGCTGGCTTGTCCAAGTACCAGGAAGACACCTGCTATGGCGATGCCGGCAGCGCCTTTGCAATTCACGACGAGGCTGACGACACCTGGTATGCGGCTGGGATCCTGAGCTTTGACAAGAGCTGTGCTACTGCCGAGTACGGTGTGTATGTGAAGGTGTCCTCCACTCTGGACTGGGTTCAGAAAACCATAGCTGACAACTAA